One Streptomyces sp. R28 DNA window includes the following coding sequences:
- a CDS encoding DUF5999 family protein, translating into MCSHQPPCPTADSPDHHAALIVSAHPEQGWSLLCNGTIAFDDTGELLPDGRVVSPHRTVGVPAMAA; encoded by the coding sequence ATGTGCAGCCACCAGCCCCCGTGCCCCACCGCCGACAGCCCGGACCATCACGCCGCCCTGATCGTGTCGGCCCACCCCGAACAGGGCTGGAGCCTGCTGTGCAACGGCACGATCGCCTTCGACGACACCGGTGAACTCCTCCCGGACGGGCGGGTGGTGAGCCCGCACCGTACGGTCGGCGTACCGGCCATGGCCGCCTGA
- a CDS encoding pentapeptide repeat-containing protein: MQDQTVDRADLHGDCAQCFGLCCVALPFAASADFAVDKAAGTPCRNLQDDHRCGIHARLRHKGFTGCTVYDCFGAGQKVSQVTFAGKDWRTASREHARRMFDVFPVVRQLHELLWYLTEALTLPAARPLRAELQDLLETTEELTRRTPQELGALDVAAHRQEVNVLLLKTSELARAGTRGRKKDRRGADLMGARLKGVDLRGANLRGAYLIAADLTGADLRGADLIGADLRDTDLTDADLTGAFFLTQPQLNAARGSAGTRLPASVSRPVHWTAEL; encoded by the coding sequence ATGCAAGATCAGACCGTCGACCGGGCGGACCTGCACGGGGACTGCGCGCAGTGCTTCGGGCTGTGCTGCGTCGCCCTGCCCTTCGCCGCCTCCGCCGACTTCGCGGTCGACAAGGCGGCCGGAACGCCCTGCCGGAACCTCCAGGACGACCACCGCTGCGGCATCCACGCCCGGCTCCGGCACAAGGGCTTCACCGGCTGCACGGTCTACGACTGCTTCGGCGCCGGTCAGAAGGTCTCGCAGGTCACCTTCGCCGGGAAGGACTGGCGCACGGCCTCCCGCGAGCACGCCCGGCGGATGTTCGACGTCTTCCCGGTCGTCCGCCAGCTCCACGAACTGCTCTGGTACCTGACCGAGGCCCTCACCCTGCCCGCTGCCCGCCCGCTCCGCGCCGAGCTGCAGGACCTCCTGGAGACGACCGAGGAGCTCACACGCCGGACCCCGCAGGAGCTCGGCGCGCTGGACGTGGCCGCTCACCGGCAGGAGGTCAACGTACTCCTGCTGAAGACCAGCGAGCTGGCGCGGGCCGGCACACGCGGCCGCAAGAAGGACCGCCGGGGCGCGGACCTGATGGGCGCCCGTCTCAAGGGCGTCGACCTGCGCGGAGCGAACCTGCGCGGCGCCTACCTCATAGCCGCCGACCTGACCGGTGCCGACCTGCGCGGAGCGGACCTCATCGGTGCCGACCTGCGCGACACCGACCTCACGGACGCCGATCTGACCGGCGCGTTCTTCCTGACCCAGCCCCAGCTGAACGCGGCCCGGGGCAGCGCGGGCACCCGACTGCCCGCCTCAGTCAGCCGCCCCGTGCACTGGACAGCGGAGCTCTGA